The genomic region TTTGTGGATAGTCACAGTAACCCTCATTCGAAAACAGCAGACCAGCTGGGCACTCCTGTTCGAACGCCCAACCATCCCAGCAGTTCAAAAAGTTACTGCACAGGTTCGGCGAAGGTATTTGAGCTCTTCTTCCGGAGCATAGAGGGTTGACTTCGACTAATGGGTCCTTGTATGTTAGGATGAGGAGTTTGTTCTGGTACACTGGGTCTTTGTGGAATTGCTCGATCACTGCGTCTGATACTGGCACCATGTATGCGATGGATGTTCTGCCTAACGCTGTTGgctaaaattaaaacgtgttatgtcaggtgttttattttattttatttatacttatacatGTTAACCATTGacactgcaatctcacctggtggtaagtgatgatgcagtctacaatggaagcgggctaaccaggAAGGGGTAAAGCAGTTATTATTAAACCCACCCCggtttggtttctacacggcatcgtactgagGTAAAGTATGGGGTTCTATTTAAGTGACATTCTgacaatacataaaaaataggaaagtttatattacattttaaaGACCTGTGAAGCAACagaaaaaaacattttgctAGGAATGTATACTGcgctaaatattattatctatgaaATAAACTTAGAATCAGAACTTACAAAAATAGGGCTAAGAAAGTTGTTCAGAAAACTCCAGTGAAATAGATTTTCTTGTTCATTTTGACCATAGTGGTAAAGCGAATTTCCATAAGTGTTCACCAACTGGCCTTGACCATCATAAACtgcaaaaagtttttaaaataaagttccATACATAATGCGgaatatacctatacttaatattataattggatATACTATTTTATAACACAGTTTATCATTCTTGAtcctatatataaatatataaaacgaaaagccaaccgaccgactgactgactaatctatcaataCACAACTGAAAGCtgtcgggctgaaaggcatgaaGATACGAGTAGCTATAATGacgaagacatccgctaagaaaggatttttgtaaattcaacccctaaggggataaaatgctggtaaaatataaaatatttaaaatggttCCACCGCATTCAGACCCAATCTTGGATCAACTTGAGAATATAATATCTCGAACATAATCTAAAGGATGAAAATAAGCAAtcttctatttataattttataagacCAATACTGTGTGCATTTCTATCTTGCGGTCAGTAATTAATCACCAAGAACGCAATGTGTCAAGATTCCTCAGATATATCCAATTCCATATACACTGGACGTCTACACTGATATCGGAAGTACGATCTATGCTATAATTTATTCATATGCGCTGCGCAGTGGATTTAAGAAAAGATAACTTGTGGTAAAAGGTCGCCGCATCGTTCATTACGAAGCAATATATCTTAGTTAACATGAAAGATGCATTGCGGTCAGCGCCCGCAATGGCTATCAATTTATTGATTACTAGCTTTTTCCTGCAACTTTGTctgtgatttaggttttttaaatcctgttcgaataattaacttaaaagtctttttaaccccctacccaaaaagaggggtgttataagtttgacgtgtgtatcttcgtatctgtctgtggctttgtagctcctaaactaatggaccgattttaatttagtttttttgtttgaaaggtggcttgatcgagagtgttcttagctataatacaaaaaaatcagttcagccgtttgaaagttatcagctcttttctagttacgtaACTGTATTTCACaattgtcggggctgttataaattttttaatttacacttgtttaatataGTTCTACGCTATAGAAAAATTTACGTGCATCTTACATTTCTAGACTTAGTTTTTTGAGCTATAcgttgataaataatataaaaataaatagaatataaAAGCGGTAAAATTTGCTTGTTAGTGAAAATTCTCTAATAAATTCGGAACTAATGAAATGGATTTTAACTGAAAGATAAGTTACATTATCCCAAAATGCTACAAGGTATACTATATGATACCACGCTAACATGAAattgcaaaaattaaaaaaaaaaaattcagggAGCTCTTCAAGATGCGAGGTTAAAAACCGTCTTAtccaattaagtaaatatttatttttgtaaatattaaaactcCACTTTATCTCTTTAAAGTTTGACTTTATCACAAAAACTTAAGCAAGCAAACACGCGTTCAagtgtttattttatctatctattttcTATAAGAAAAACATTCAAAACATCAATTTAGAGAagatcttctttttttttttgccaaaacGGAGAATGTTCCTCAGCTCTACGTTTGGTGCCGAAGGATTCCCCGTTTATGCATTaaggaaattttatttttttgttcatagtaattactaatttattGTTACTTAAAGTACGCAGAAAAATATGGAGCGGATTGGGAACTTAAAAACATCTAGATTATAAATTAATCCTAATTATAACaacaatattaggtatatgCGTAAAAGTTGTCTTTCATGCTACATAACTGAACCAATTTGATTGAAATTCAGaatagagatagcttatactGCTAATTAATACATAAGCTACCTCTTAtgccggataatcaaagagttcccgcgataTATTCAAAAACccatatccacgcggatgaaatcgcatACATCATCGAGTGgattactaaaattaaaataatttagtaaatttagtaaaaacaaggaaaaataatgaaaactaaGAAAAATCTACTTACAAAGTAACCTCTTCTGCCTTGAGCTTTTTTCAGTAAGCTTGTTCAAAAGAAGGTTTTCATCCGCCCAAGCGCCGCATAGCCCCCACACGAAAACTA from Maniola jurtina chromosome 4, ilManJurt1.1, whole genome shotgun sequence harbors:
- the LOC123864204 gene encoding uncharacterized protein LOC123864204, whose amino-acid sequence is MLKVFALVVFVWGLCGAWADENLLLNKLTEKSSRQKRLLFYDGQGQLVNTYGNSLYHYGQNEQENLFHWSFLNNFLSPIFPTALGRTSIAYMVPVSDAVIEQFHKDPVYQNKLLILTYKDPLVEVNPLCSGRRAQIPSPNLCSNFLNCWDGWAFEQECPAGLLFSNEGYCDYPQNVNCNNRKVKEPLNPTCSKEFEAFRNKVDCSEFFVCVNSLPVRFKCPADLAYSEILGICDYPSRVSCNITQLNTSNAPTSVQTTQISTEATSTTASSAASSTSSTAAPVLTLDGDKNMVINKLEYNTQSWSSTHVAISRQDAIRQLQLGKIAQISVD